One part of the Desulfonema ishimotonii genome encodes these proteins:
- a CDS encoding efflux RND transporter permease subunit produces MISLFGLIMVLGIVVDDAIVVGEAIYVHRQRGDGPLRAAVEGVSEVGMPVITAVITTIVAFLPLAYIKGTMGKFIGILPVVVIACLVISLVECLFLLPAHLSHLPDPNGKKGRRKSFRNLAARGLELFVARIYTPFLTQALRWRYVSLCTAISVLMLAIGLVRGGIVKFEAFPELDGFILTANVEFPNGTPPDVTRQAMNHIEAALMEVNDKVKTGSGDPLVVNRMVLCGLGVGEDPGFGSHLGGMYAILLPSERRGIHSKEIEVMWEEAVGTVPGAKSLTIAGMSAGPPGAPIEVWIQGHDMEKILAAADDLMARLRQFDGVYQVRSDFSPGKNELRLALKPEARALGLTVNDLARQVYAGYYGEEAVRLQRGRDDIRVRVRYTAEERSRVSDFEQVRIRTPDGHEVPLLSVADIRFAPGYSAITRTDGMRRVAVSADVDSHRANANEILEKLAGEFFPGLQTDYPGLYIALQGEKKKMRESFSSLIRGFPLALIGIFIIIATMFRSYVQPFVIMFTVPFGIIGAILGHMLLGYNLSLLSVFGMVALTGVVVNDAIVLIERVNENLAEGMPFVEAIQNGGARRFRAIILTTLSTVGGLLPLITEQDMQAKFLIPMALALAAGVAFATLLTLVLIPSLLVILNDFRRLTWRMIHGVWPAPEAVEPARKRREGRLSDEAVAAPEPAAEVLPVESRQPDAESASRTG; encoded by the coding sequence TTGATCTCCCTCTTCGGCCTGATCATGGTCCTCGGCATTGTGGTGGATGACGCCATTGTGGTGGGGGAGGCCATCTATGTCCACCGCCAGCGGGGGGACGGACCGCTCCGGGCTGCGGTGGAAGGGGTCTCGGAAGTGGGGATGCCGGTGATCACGGCGGTCATCACCACCATTGTGGCCTTTCTGCCCCTGGCCTATATCAAAGGAACGATGGGCAAATTTATCGGCATCCTGCCGGTGGTGGTCATCGCCTGCCTGGTGATCTCCCTGGTGGAATGCCTGTTCCTGCTGCCCGCCCACCTGAGCCATCTGCCCGATCCCAACGGCAAAAAGGGGAGACGGAAATCCTTTCGCAATCTGGCCGCCCGTGGCCTGGAGTTGTTTGTGGCACGGATCTACACCCCGTTTCTGACGCAGGCCCTCCGCTGGCGCTACGTGTCGCTCTGCACCGCCATCAGCGTGCTGATGCTGGCCATCGGGCTGGTCCGGGGCGGGATTGTCAAATTCGAGGCCTTCCCGGAACTGGATGGATTTATCCTCACCGCCAATGTGGAATTTCCCAACGGCACGCCCCCCGATGTGACGCGACAGGCCATGAACCACATCGAAGCGGCCCTGATGGAGGTCAATGACAAGGTGAAGACCGGGTCCGGCGATCCCCTGGTGGTCAACCGCATGGTGCTCTGCGGGCTGGGGGTGGGCGAAGATCCCGGATTCGGCTCCCATCTCGGGGGCATGTACGCCATCCTGCTGCCCTCGGAGCGGCGCGGGATTCACTCCAAGGAGATCGAGGTGATGTGGGAAGAGGCCGTCGGAACCGTGCCCGGCGCCAAATCCCTGACCATCGCAGGCATGTCCGCCGGACCGCCGGGCGCGCCCATCGAGGTCTGGATTCAGGGGCATGACATGGAAAAAATTCTGGCGGCAGCCGATGACCTCATGGCCCGGCTGCGCCAGTTTGACGGCGTTTATCAGGTGCGCTCCGATTTCTCGCCCGGCAAAAATGAACTGCGGCTGGCGCTCAAACCCGAAGCCCGCGCCCTGGGCCTGACCGTGAACGATCTGGCCCGGCAGGTGTATGCGGGCTACTACGGCGAAGAGGCCGTGCGGCTTCAGCGGGGGCGGGACGATATCCGGGTCCGGGTGCGGTACACGGCAGAGGAGCGGAGCCGGGTCTCCGATTTCGAACAGGTTCGCATCCGCACGCCGGACGGCCACGAAGTCCCCCTGCTCTCGGTGGCCGATATTCGCTTTGCCCCGGGCTACTCCGCCATCACCCGGACCGACGGGATGCGGCGGGTGGCGGTCAGCGCTGATGTGGACAGCCACAGGGCCAACGCCAACGAGATTCTGGAAAAGCTCGCCGGGGAATTTTTCCCCGGACTCCAGACCGACTATCCGGGGCTGTATATCGCGCTTCAGGGCGAGAAAAAGAAGATGCGGGAGTCTTTTTCCAGCCTGATCCGGGGGTTCCCGCTGGCGCTCATCGGGATTTTCATCATCATCGCCACCATGTTCCGCTCCTACGTGCAGCCCTTTGTCATCATGTTCACGGTCCCCTTCGGCATTATCGGGGCCATCCTGGGCCACATGCTGCTGGGATACAACCTCTCCCTGCTGAGCGTTTTCGGCATGGTGGCCCTGACCGGGGTGGTGGTCAACGACGCCATTGTCCTGATCGAGCGGGTCAACGAGAATCTGGCCGAGGGAATGCCGTTTGTGGAGGCGATCCAAAACGGGGGGGCGCGGCGGTTCCGGGCCATCATCCTGACCACCCTGAGTACGGTGGGTGGCCTGCTTCCTCTGATCACCGAGCAGGACATGCAGGCCAAATTCCTGATTCCCATGGCACTGGCCCTGGCGGCAGGTGTGGCCTTTGCCACGCTCCTGACGCTGGTGCTGATTCCGAGCCTGCTGGTGATTCTCAACGATTTCC
- a CDS encoding efflux RND transporter permease subunit, whose translation MKNILAAFARNTVFANILLFLIFLAGGMAVSFMIRETFPEFSLDMISVSVPYPGADPEEVEEGISRKIEEAVEGEEGVSQYTTTSSEGVGTALIEIKENYDISEVLDRVRSKIDAISTFPADAEKPVITELTLKESVVLISLSGEMSERRLKEWGQEIKDEIQQIPVISQISVFGARDYEIGIEVSESRLREYGLTFESVVDAVRRSNLNQAGGTIRSAGEEIRVRTVGRKYTGRELAEIVVLARPRGEIITLDRLARIDDGFTQDPISATVNGKRAVFLNVFKTKEEDALAISGAVRDFIAQKRKVLPGGAEIRVIYDATDMLRSRIDLLTRNGIIGLALVFVLLWLFLDLRLSFWAGMGHSHSL comes from the coding sequence ATGAAGAATATCCTTGCCGCGTTTGCGCGAAATACCGTTTTTGCCAACATCCTGCTGTTCCTGATCTTTCTGGCGGGGGGAATGGCCGTCAGTTTCATGATCCGGGAAACCTTTCCCGAATTCTCCCTGGATATGATCTCCGTCAGCGTCCCCTACCCCGGCGCGGACCCCGAAGAGGTGGAAGAGGGGATCAGCCGCAAGATCGAGGAGGCGGTCGAGGGGGAGGAAGGGGTCAGCCAGTACACCACCACTTCGTCCGAAGGGGTGGGCACGGCCCTGATCGAAATCAAGGAAAACTACGATATCAGCGAAGTGCTTGACCGGGTGCGCAGCAAGATCGACGCCATCTCCACCTTTCCCGCAGATGCCGAAAAGCCGGTGATCACCGAGCTGACCCTCAAGGAGTCAGTGGTGCTGATCTCCCTGTCGGGGGAGATGTCCGAGCGCCGCCTCAAGGAATGGGGGCAGGAGATCAAGGACGAGATTCAGCAGATTCCGGTCATTTCCCAGATTTCGGTTTTCGGGGCACGGGACTACGAGATCGGCATCGAGGTCTCCGAATCCCGGCTGCGGGAATACGGCCTGACCTTTGAATCGGTGGTGGATGCCGTGCGCCGCAGCAACCTGAATCAGGCAGGCGGCACCATCCGGTCTGCGGGGGAGGAGATCCGGGTGCGGACCGTGGGCCGGAAATATACGGGCCGGGAGCTGGCCGAAATTGTCGTTCTGGCCCGGCCCCGGGGGGAAATCATCACCCTGGACCGGCTGGCCCGCATTGACGACGGGTTCACCCAGGACCCCATCAGCGCCACGGTCAACGGCAAGCGGGCCGTCTTCCTGAATGTGTTCAAAACAAAGGAGGAGGACGCCCTCGCCATCTCCGGCGCGGTCCGTGATTTTATCGCGCAAAAGCGGAAAGTGCTTCCCGGCGGCGCTGAAATCCGGGTCATTTACGATGCCACGGACATGCTCCGGTCCCGGATTGACCTGCTGACCAGAAACGGCATCATCGGCCTCGCACTGGTATTTGTGCTGCTCTGGCTCTTTCTGGACCTCCGCCTCAGCTTCTGGGCGGGCATGGGGCATTCCCATTCCCTTTGA
- a CDS encoding efflux RND transporter periplasmic adaptor subunit — MKSEQTAKNRIFFRILLCVLILSAGVAGMVIMVKMKKPPAEAEFRERPLQVETLVARTEDVPVTIRGFGEIRPLNTVTISPEVAGRMTAVHPRLEAGEVIPKGERLFQIDARNYRAAHDDALAKVAQGENAVARLQKEYAADRQRLTTLERNRNLAKAEFERLRKLYTADRVGTRSNVDKAEQAYNSAADLTDLLARQIEIYPIRIREARASLASAQAMSETARANLDRCEVFALFDARIKAVAAEAGQYVSPGQNLVTLADDSVLEIHVPLDSRDARQWLRFDDRQAEAWFSGLTPVACKVRWTEEPAGHAWDGQLHRVVRFETLTRTLTVAVRVMAAGAVSENGLPPAEGMFCAVEIPGKTLHGVVRLPRWAVSFKNTVYLSVDNRLRTVPVQVARVDGGEAFVSGGIRPGDQVITTRLADPLENALLRIIRSETEEHSS; from the coding sequence ATGAAATCAGAGCAGACAGCCAAAAACCGAATATTTTTTCGTATCCTCCTGTGCGTCCTGATCCTCTCCGCGGGTGTGGCCGGAATGGTGATCATGGTAAAGATGAAAAAGCCCCCGGCAGAAGCCGAATTCCGTGAGCGGCCCCTGCAGGTGGAAACCCTTGTGGCCCGGACTGAGGATGTGCCGGTGACGATCCGGGGCTTTGGCGAAATCCGTCCCCTTAACACCGTCACCATTTCGCCCGAAGTCGCCGGACGGATGACAGCGGTTCACCCCCGGCTTGAGGCCGGAGAGGTCATCCCAAAAGGCGAACGCCTGTTTCAGATTGACGCCCGGAACTACCGGGCGGCCCATGACGACGCTCTGGCAAAGGTGGCCCAGGGGGAAAATGCCGTGGCGCGCCTGCAAAAGGAATACGCTGCGGACCGCCAGCGCCTCACAACCCTTGAGCGCAACCGGAATCTGGCAAAGGCCGAGTTTGAGCGGCTCCGCAAACTCTACACTGCGGACCGGGTCGGCACCCGCTCCAACGTGGACAAGGCCGAGCAGGCGTATAATTCCGCCGCCGACCTGACCGACCTGCTCGCCCGGCAGATCGAAATCTACCCCATCCGAATCCGGGAAGCCCGTGCATCCCTTGCCTCCGCACAGGCCATGTCGGAGACCGCAAGGGCGAATCTCGACCGGTGCGAGGTGTTTGCCCTGTTTGATGCACGGATCAAAGCGGTCGCTGCGGAGGCCGGGCAATATGTCTCGCCCGGGCAGAACCTGGTGACACTGGCCGATGATTCGGTGCTGGAGATTCATGTGCCCCTGGACAGCCGGGACGCCCGTCAGTGGCTCCGTTTTGATGACCGGCAGGCGGAGGCTTGGTTTTCCGGGCTGACGCCCGTGGCCTGCAAGGTCCGCTGGACCGAGGAGCCGGCAGGCCACGCCTGGGACGGCCAGCTTCACCGGGTCGTCAGATTTGAGACCCTCACCCGCACCCTGACCGTGGCCGTCCGGGTGATGGCCGCCGGGGCGGTCTCCGAAAACGGCCTGCCCCCGGCAGAGGGGATGTTCTGTGCCGTGGAGATCCCCGGCAAAACCCTGCACGGCGTGGTCCGGCTGCCCCGGTGGGCCGTGAGCTTCAAAAATACGGTCTACCTCTCCGTTGACAACCGCCTCAGAACCGTGCCCGTGCAAGTGGCGCGGGTGGACGGCGGGGAAGCCTTTGTGTCGGGGGGTATCCGCCCCGGGGATCAGGTCATCACCACCCGGCTGGCGGACCCCCTTGAAAATGCGCTGCTCAGGATCATCCGCAGCGAAACAGAGGAGCATTCCTCATGA
- a CDS encoding HNH endonuclease — translation MKKIERISPPDCLNNCLKEFCKKKIGFYENLRDNNGKIYPRWNTACKNGRDVSQIRERLLKMSSFTCVFCGENIKNSEMDVDHYLPKSNFPHLAYCWDNMLPTCKLCNQTLKKNFIPASLKDSVVVEDILSDMIPCDYVYEKKHLLQDIAGEDRLLDPTFDEPEEHMEFIPESYSYKAKTKIGRITARRFFNRHKEVAEKWEAIRSFIKDLVLNETPKCTIAHYIKLHGREYICWKFYEYWCEEKEAGRIDRT, via the coding sequence ATGAAAAAAATTGAGCGCATTTCTCCCCCGGACTGCCTGAACAACTGCTTGAAAGAATTCTGCAAAAAGAAAATCGGATTTTATGAAAATCTGAGAGACAACAATGGAAAGATTTATCCCCGCTGGAATACGGCCTGCAAAAACGGGAGGGATGTATCACAGATCAGAGAACGGCTGTTGAAGATGTCTTCTTTTACCTGTGTGTTTTGTGGCGAAAATATCAAAAATAGCGAGATGGATGTTGACCATTACTTGCCCAAAAGTAATTTTCCGCATCTGGCTTACTGCTGGGACAACATGCTCCCGACATGCAAGCTTTGCAATCAGACGCTTAAAAAGAATTTTATCCCGGCATCATTAAAAGACAGTGTTGTTGTGGAAGATATTCTCTCAGATATGATTCCCTGTGATTATGTTTATGAAAAAAAACATCTTCTGCAGGATATCGCCGGAGAAGACCGGCTGCTTGATCCCACTTTTGACGAACCTGAAGAACATATGGAATTCATCCCTGAGTCTTATTCCTACAAAGCAAAAACAAAAATCGGCAGGATTACGGCAAGACGTTTTTTCAACCGCCACAAGGAAGTTGCCGAGAAATGGGAAGCAATCAGAAGTTTTATTAAGGACTTGGTTTTAAATGAAACCCCTAAATGCACGATAGCTCATTATATAAAATTACATGGACGAGAATATATCTGTTGGAAATTTTATGAATACTGGTGTGAGGAAAAAGAGGCCGGACGAATTGACCGGACATAA
- a CDS encoding AAA family ATPase, translated as MFLLNALTTAMHSECAIPKSEDKMIHHFKAEQTDAGLNFDIQLDKDKKVYCFIGENSVGKTNLLENMAKIFICSHSIWKEHDDNPGNLDSSIFSCNKQLFDNSDLPKNFLINGEEIHFAKILSHTENTTHANLILWNHSFTYIGAKERGFTQNIDKNHVKILGDKYDRFVEAFTRSFRYMTGQTVEDTAIADWFNSRLIINPAYISQDENRLFEVLTVLELMQALEPGLKGLIVKKNGEIRPDISFSEGKLCFNRIPIDKLSTGFVSIIKIFQEIIAGYGGWGGLHGETDLKNMDGVVFIDEIESHLHPKWQYRFIPLLKKFFPNTTFYIATHSPTIVSTTDEGEAYELIRKGNDVTAKRLGNPREWYLVDVFSQGFHVDFDEMEETESEAPSLADMLRNFSEMVKDYTIRKDDGLKQKIEALYQKILPSLPKDDPRRRSLDSLKGLVR; from the coding sequence TTGTTTCTGCTGAACGCCCTTACAACAGCAATGCATTCAGAATGCGCTATCCCAAAAAGTGAGGATAAAATGATTCATCATTTTAAAGCCGAACAGACCGATGCCGGGTTAAACTTCGATATTCAGCTTGATAAAGATAAAAAAGTCTATTGTTTTATCGGTGAAAACAGCGTGGGGAAGACGAATCTGCTGGAAAATATGGCAAAAATTTTTATATGTTCACATTCAATATGGAAGGAACATGATGATAACCCAGGGAACTTGGATAGTTCGATATTTTCTTGTAATAAACAACTATTCGATAATAGTGATTTACCCAAAAATTTTCTCATTAACGGGGAAGAAATACATTTTGCTAAGATATTAAGTCATACAGAAAATACAACGCACGCTAATCTCATCCTTTGGAATCATTCATTTACATATATCGGAGCCAAAGAAAGAGGTTTCACTCAGAATATTGATAAAAATCACGTTAAAATTCTGGGCGATAAGTACGACCGGTTTGTTGAAGCGTTTACCAGAAGTTTCAGATATATGACCGGGCAGACGGTTGAAGATACAGCGATTGCCGACTGGTTCAACTCCCGGCTGATTATCAACCCTGCTTATATTTCACAGGATGAAAACCGGCTCTTTGAAGTCCTCACCGTATTGGAGCTGATGCAGGCGCTTGAACCCGGCTTAAAAGGGCTGATCGTTAAAAAAAATGGTGAAATCAGACCAGACATTTCATTCAGCGAAGGCAAGCTCTGTTTCAACAGAATCCCCATTGACAAGCTCTCCACCGGCTTTGTTTCCATCATCAAAATTTTTCAGGAAATTATCGCAGGCTACGGCGGATGGGGCGGACTGCATGGAGAAACCGACCTGAAAAATATGGATGGCGTTGTCTTCATTGATGAAATCGAATCCCACCTGCATCCAAAATGGCAATACAGATTCATTCCCCTGCTGAAAAAGTTTTTCCCCAATACCACTTTTTATATTGCGACCCATTCCCCGACCATTGTCTCCACAACGGATGAGGGCGAAGCCTACGAACTGATCCGAAAAGGCAATGACGTAACGGCAAAAAGGCTTGGCAATCCCAGAGAGTGGTATCTGGTTGATGTGTTCTCACAGGGATTTCATGTGGATTTTGACGAGATGGAAGAGACTGAAAGCGAGGCACCGAGTCTGGCCGATATGCTCAGAAATTTCAGCGAAATGGTCAAGGATTATACCATCCGCAAAGACGACGGTCTGAAGCAGAAAATCGAAGCACTTTATCAGAAAATTCTCCCCAGCCTGCCGAAAGATGATCCCCGCCGCCGCTCACTGGATTCGCTGAAAGGTCTGGTCAGATGA
- the thiC gene encoding phosphomethylpyrimidine synthase ThiC — MKTQLELAREGVITPQMKTVARDENLTPEYVCGKVAQGEIVIPNNPNRKNQKVVGIGTGLRTKVNASIGTSSDIYDIDLEVRKARAIQEEGADTLMELSAGGDLDKVRQTVLDSTDLPVGNVPLYQAFHDTARKYKNPNKMDPEFLFDLIEKQLADGLSFMAIHCGINQFSIERMRNQGFRYGGLVSKGGTFMVSWMEYNKKENPLYEQFDRVCALMKKYDAVLSLGNGIRAGAIHDSHDRAQMAEMIVNCELAELGREMGCQMMVEGPGHVPLDEIEGNIMLEKRMSGNAPYYVLGPLPCDIGAGYDHITAAIGAANSARYGADLICYITPAEHLALPNEADVREGVRVTRLAVHIGDVAKYPDRRDRERLVSLARRDSRWDDMMRLLMFPDKAEEVRKSRSPENEKTCTMCGDFCAMQRGMSLFENDIRGDKVSPKGDMPN; from the coding sequence ATGAAAACACAGCTTGAACTTGCCAGAGAAGGCGTGATCACCCCCCAGATGAAAACCGTTGCCAGAGACGAAAACCTGACCCCCGAATACGTCTGCGGGAAGGTTGCCCAGGGCGAAATCGTCATCCCCAACAACCCGAACCGGAAGAACCAGAAGGTGGTGGGCATCGGAACCGGGCTTCGCACCAAGGTCAACGCCTCCATCGGCACCTCATCGGATATCTACGACATCGACCTGGAGGTCCGCAAAGCCAGGGCCATTCAGGAAGAGGGCGCGGATACCCTGATGGAGCTGTCGGCCGGCGGCGATCTGGACAAAGTCCGGCAGACGGTTCTGGACAGCACTGACCTGCCCGTGGGCAATGTGCCGCTGTATCAGGCCTTTCACGACACGGCCAGAAAATATAAAAATCCCAACAAGATGGACCCGGAATTCCTGTTTGACCTCATTGAAAAGCAGCTTGCAGACGGCCTCTCCTTCATGGCCATCCACTGCGGCATCAACCAGTTCAGCATCGAGCGCATGAGAAACCAGGGCTTCCGCTACGGCGGTCTGGTCTCCAAGGGCGGCACCTTCATGGTCTCCTGGATGGAATACAACAAAAAAGAGAACCCCCTGTACGAGCAGTTCGACCGGGTCTGCGCCCTCATGAAAAAATACGATGCCGTCCTCTCCCTGGGCAACGGCATCCGGGCCGGGGCCATCCATGACAGCCACGACCGGGCACAGATGGCGGAGATGATCGTCAACTGCGAGCTGGCCGAACTGGGCCGGGAAATGGGCTGCCAGATGATGGTGGAAGGTCCGGGCCATGTGCCCCTGGATGAGATCGAGGGCAATATCATGCTGGAAAAGCGCATGAGCGGCAACGCGCCCTACTACGTTCTCGGGCCGCTGCCCTGTGACATCGGCGCGGGCTACGATCACATTACGGCGGCCATCGGCGCGGCCAATTCGGCCCGCTACGGCGCGGACCTGATCTGTTACATCACCCCGGCCGAGCATCTGGCCCTGCCCAATGAGGCAGACGTGCGCGAGGGGGTCCGCGTGACCCGTCTGGCGGTTCACATCGGTGATGTGGCCAAATACCCGGATCGCCGGGACCGCGAACGCCTGGTATCCCTGGCCCGCCGGGATTCCCGCTGGGATGACATGATGCGCCTGCTCATGTTCCCGGACAAGGCCGAGGAAGTCCGTAAAAGCCGGAGTCCGGAAAATGAGAAAACCTGCACCATGTGCGGCGACTTCTGCGCCATGCAGCGGGGCATGTCGCTGTTTGAAAATGACATCAGGGGCGACAAGGTCTCCCCAAAGGGGGATATGCCCAACTAA
- the cobT gene encoding nicotinate-nucleotide--dimethylbenzimidazole phosphoribosyltransferase, which yields MSLLEERIQQIGAPDADAYEAARERLRNQARPAGCLGILEDVGARLSGIFGVMDVHLARKVVITCAGDHGICAEGVSLFPQEVTPQMVYNFINGGASINVLAKHAGAAVRVADIGVNHDFEPALPIFHKKVRRGTGNFAIEPAMTRDEARKSVEAGIEIVDELVRESPLHLLGTGDMGIGNTTPSTAIIAAYSGLSVSELTGRGTGVDDEGLRRKISAIERGLALHKPDPRDPLGVLAAVGGLEIGGLAGLVIGAAAHGVPVVCDGFIATAGALIACELAPKAKAYLFASHNSVEIGHAFMLKHLGLQPLLHLEFRLGEGTGAALAMELMDASTRILADIRTFEEVAIQDAQA from the coding sequence ATGAGCCTTTTGGAAGAACGCATTCAGCAGATCGGCGCACCGGATGCCGACGCATATGAGGCCGCCAGAGAGCGGCTGAGAAACCAGGCGCGGCCTGCGGGATGCCTCGGCATTCTTGAGGATGTGGGCGCACGCCTGTCCGGTATTTTCGGGGTGATGGATGTGCATCTGGCGCGAAAGGTCGTCATCACCTGTGCCGGGGATCACGGCATCTGCGCCGAAGGGGTCAGCCTGTTTCCACAGGAGGTCACGCCCCAGATGGTCTATAATTTTATCAACGGCGGGGCCTCCATCAATGTGCTGGCCAAACATGCCGGGGCAGCGGTCAGGGTGGCCGACATCGGCGTCAACCACGATTTTGAGCCGGCCCTTCCCATTTTTCACAAAAAGGTGCGCAGGGGCACGGGCAACTTTGCCATTGAACCGGCCATGACACGGGACGAGGCGCGGAAAAGCGTTGAGGCCGGTATTGAAATTGTCGATGAGCTGGTCAGAGAAAGTCCGCTTCACCTGCTGGGCACCGGCGACATGGGCATTGGCAATACCACACCGTCCACAGCCATTATTGCCGCCTATTCAGGCCTCTCCGTGTCCGAACTCACCGGCAGGGGGACCGGGGTTGATGACGAGGGGCTGCGCCGGAAGATTTCGGCCATAGAAAGAGGGCTGGCCCTCCACAAACCCGATCCCCGGGACCCGCTCGGCGTGCTGGCCGCAGTGGGCGGACTGGAGATCGGCGGACTGGCCGGGCTGGTGATCGGTGCGGCGGCCCACGGCGTGCCGGTGGTCTGTGACGGCTTTATTGCCACGGCCGGGGCGCTCATTGCCTGTGAGCTGGCACCGAAGGCGAAGGCGTATCTCTTTGCCAGCCACAATTCCGTTGAAATCGGCCATGCGTTTATGCTGAAGCATCTGGGCCTTCAACCCCTGCTGCATCTGGAATTCCGTCTGGGCGAAGGGACCGGCGCAGCCCTGGCCATGGAACTGATGGACGCCTCCACCCGTATTCTGGCGGATATCAGAACCTTTGAGGAGGTGGCAATTCAGGACGCGCAGGCGTAA
- a CDS encoding TusE/DsrC/DsvC family sulfur relay protein, which produces MAQVDFQGKTFDVDEDGFILDYNQFCEEWIQYVKEQEGIDELTDEHKLVVKVLQEYYEKNGIAPMVRVLSKLTKFKLKHIYELFPSGPGKGACKMAGLPKPTGCV; this is translated from the coding sequence ATGGCACAAGTTGATTTCCAAGGAAAAACTTTCGACGTAGATGAAGACGGTTTCATCTTGGACTACAACCAGTTCTGTGAAGAATGGATCCAGTACGTCAAAGAGCAGGAAGGCATTGATGAGCTGACAGATGAACACAAACTGGTCGTTAAGGTCCTGCAGGAGTACTACGAGAAAAACGGTATTGCACCGATGGTCCGTGTACTCTCCAAACTTACCAAATTCAAACTGAAACACATTTACGAGCTGTTTCCCTCAGGACCGGGCAAAGGCGCCTGTAAAATGGCTGGCCTTCCGAAACCGACCGGTTGCGTCTAA
- a CDS encoding secondary thiamine-phosphate synthase enzyme YjbQ: MPVILSIKSRSTTEMIDITSEIQAAVSSAGMKNGLCMASVPHTTAAVTINENADPDVKHDILMVLNGMIPREADYRHAEGNSPAHLKSTLVGASELIAVENGRLVLGTWQGIFFCEFDGPRNRKVHIHLQGAD; this comes from the coding sequence ATGCCGGTGATTCTTTCGATTAAATCCCGATCAACAACAGAGATGATTGATATCACATCAGAAATACAGGCAGCGGTTTCATCCGCAGGCATGAAGAACGGGCTGTGCATGGCCTCTGTTCCGCATACGACGGCAGCCGTTACCATCAACGAAAATGCCGATCCCGATGTGAAACACGATATCCTGATGGTGCTGAACGGGATGATTCCCCGGGAGGCAGACTATCGCCATGCGGAGGGAAATTCCCCGGCCCATCTCAAATCAACCCTTGTCGGGGCCTCCGAACTGATCGCGGTGGAAAACGGACGCCTGGTTCTGGGAACATGGCAGGGCATATTTTTCTGTGAATTTGACGGGCCGCGTAACCGTAAGGTTCATATACACCTCCAGGGAGCTGACTGA
- the ahbA gene encoding siroheme decarboxylase subunit alpha: MDETDRRLLNRIQSDFPITGRPYLEIAGDLKISEDELLTRLTRLKKTGIIRRIGGNFFPNRLGFVSTLCAAKVPEEKLERFAETVNRYPGVTHNYTRENAFNVWFTFIAPSMAEIEVNLAAIARETGVKDIINLPATNLFKIRAQFDL; the protein is encoded by the coding sequence ATGGATGAAACGGACAGGCGACTGTTAAACCGGATTCAATCGGACTTTCCGATTACCGGGAGGCCTTATCTTGAAATTGCAGGTGATCTGAAAATTTCCGAAGACGAGCTGCTGACGCGGCTGACCCGTCTGAAAAAGACGGGCATCATCCGCCGGATCGGCGGTAATTTTTTTCCGAACAGGCTGGGGTTTGTCAGTACCCTCTGCGCTGCGAAAGTGCCCGAAGAGAAGCTGGAGCGCTTTGCCGAGACTGTCAACCGTTATCCGGGCGTCACCCACAACTACACGCGGGAGAATGCGTTTAACGTCTGGTTCACGTTTATCGCACCGTCCATGGCGGAGATAGAGGTGAATCTCGCAGCCATCGCCCGGGAAACAGGCGTGAAGGACATTATCAACCTCCCGGCGACCAACCTGTTCAAAATCAGAGCGCAGTTTGATCTGTAA